The nucleotide window CATGATGAGCCAGACCACCACGCCGAGCAGGGATAATAGCGATGCCACCAGGGGGCCAAACAACGGAAGAAAGGCCGATAGTACATGTCCGACCATAATGATGCCAAAGACCGTTACGGATTGCAGCGCATGGAATAGCACGAATCGACTCCGCTTCTCTACAGCGAGAAAGACAATTCCACCTACAAAGGTAAACAGATAACAGAGCATACCGGCAATATTTTCATCCAGACCGCTAGACGATTTCATGGGGGACATCCGGTCCAGCCTCCTTTGTCCTTTTTAACTAGGCTATGAAGGAGATGGACAGAACTGAACCGGTTTGACCAAGGAATGTTCCGGATGGACAGAACAAAAGGTAAGACACAATATAGGTAAACAAGTGAGACTATAGATTCATTTGAAAATATAAGTGCGTATACACACATTCAATATGAGACTTTCTACATATTCAAAATATTCCATAAAATTCCGATTTATATAAATACATTTATAAAGTTTAAACCATGAATTCATTCGAGATGCAAGGAGGCTAATCATGAATATATCCGCAACAACATACGGTCAGGTTCGGGTAACACCTTACGAAATTGTTCGTCTTCAGACCCTTGAAGTAAACAAAACGATGAACGGACATGCGCGAATGAAATTGACGGCAGTGATTCCGGAAGCCCGAAAAGACAGCTATGTTCAGGCAACAACATCCCAAACCGATATTAACGTGAAAATTATCAATGATGATGGACATGAGAAGGTCTTTTTCTCTGGTGTGGTACTACATGTGAAAGTGAACGTCATTAACGATGTACATACACTTATGGTTGACGCTGTATCCCATACCTATTTGCTGGATGTAAAGCTGCACAAGCGTTCCTTCCAAAATCCCAATCTGTCCTACAAGAATTTGGTACGCAAGATTATTTCTACCTATGAAGGTTCAGATATCATTGACTTTGCTACAGATGGCCGTAAAATCGGAGATTTTGTGATGCAGTATGAGGAAACAGATTGGCAATTTATCAAAAGGATGGCCTCCCATTTCTACACTGGAGTTGTACCGGATACAGCGTCAGGCAAACCTAAGTTTTATTTTGGCCTACCCGAAGGCCAGTATAAGGGAGAATTGCAAGCAACCCATTACACAGCAACCAAACGAATTGCCGACTATCGTTCTGCCAAGGAAAATAAAGTGCCGTGTGCCAAAGATCCGGATTATATCGTATACGAAGCGGACAGCAGGCAATGGTTCGAAGTAGGGAATGAAGTAGAATTCAAATCCAAAAAGTGGATTGTAGGAGAGGCGAAGACCCGATTCATCGATAGTTTGCTAACTCATACATATTCCTTATTTCCAGCGGAGGGGCTTCGTTATAAGAAGAGCCACAATACTTCCATTATTGGCGCTTCTATTCAGGCTTCGGTTCTTCAAGTTAAGGGAGACAAAGTTCGTGCCAAGCTGGATATGGATGAGCAGCAGGATGAGAGCACGGCCTATTTCTTTCCCTATTCAACGATTTATGCTTCCGAGAACAATACGGGTTGGTATTGCATGCCTGAAGTGAATGATAACATCCGTATTTATTTTCCAAGCAAAAAAGAGGAGGACGGCATTGCCATAAGCTCTGTAAAAAGGCAAGACCCCGAGATTGTACCGTCTGCACCAAAACAGGCTTCAACCGCATCACCAGCGGCTGGAAAGGGTAGTTCTTCAGGACAGTCTGGGAAAAGTTCAAGTGGGAGCAATCGTAATAGTTCAGGCGCGGCTACAGGCGGAGGATCATCAAGTGCGGTTAGCCGAGTAGCTCCACCCCCGGTGCCCGAAGATCGTATGGGCAATCCAGATATCAAGACATTTCGAACCAAGTATGGGAAAGAGATCATGCTTGCTCCAGACAAAATTGTGATCTCAGCGGGCGGGATGTATATCACAGTCAGTGACGAGAATGGCATTGAGATTGTAAGTGATCAGAATGTCAGTATTACAGCTGGTCAAGATGTCGTCATGTCTGGACATACCATTCGGATTGCAGGAGAGAAGATTGAGTTAACTGGAAAGGGCAATACCATCACTCTGGAAGAAGAGCTGAAGATGCATGGAGCAGAGATCAAGATGAATTAGCTATGGATGATAGAAAGGAAGAGAAATGAACAAAGCGGAAGCGATCGTACATTTGCAACAGGAAATTTTGGAACCTGCACTTCAGGATCATCTCTCAAGTCTGAGGACGTATATCAAGCAACATCAGAACACGTTAATCCAATCATTCGTGGAGTCTATGCGGCAACTCTGTTTAAAAGCAGCGTTGGCACAACAGGAACTCGGAAAAGAACCAATCTCAATCCTTCATTGTTCCATGTTGAGAACATCTATTTTGGAAGGTAGCTACACCTGCCTATTGGAAGCCTACTCCAATCAATGGTATTGGGATGAGGTAGAGTGCCTGCGTACATATGACGCGACGTGGGCGTTCCAACGATTGTCTTCGTTACAAGAGCTTCTTCATATCGAAATGAGACGTTATGGAGGTGTGCTTAATGCTTCTGACGTGGAACGGATGATGCTGCAGTCTGCGGATAGATTCCATGCCTATGTCACTGCGCTAGCACGTATGGCCGTTCCTCATATTGTGAACTTGAAAGAGATGGAACATATGGAACGTGGGGATCAGTTTCAGATCAGGGTAGGTGAATATAAGGACTGGAGTGAACCCGTATATATCAGGGATTATGGGGATAAGGACATTCAGAACATTCGCAAGAAATTGACAGTAGCGGAAGGGCTGGTATGTGCTTATGGAGATTACACGTCACTATCCTTGTCAGAGGGGTTATTTGATCACGTGGATATCAGGTATTCCGATTTCAGTCATTCCGATCTGAGCAAGAGTGACTTAAGGGGTGCAGTGATGATTGGAACAAGATGGGAACAAAGTGAACTGAGTGGAGCTGACCTCAGAGGGGCACTACTCATGGATGCTGTGTTCCGGGAATGTAGTCTGAGTGGAGCTAACCTGTCTGATGTCAGTGACGGAGCGAGTATGGAATTTCAGGAAGGTGCTCTTGGGATTCAGGGAATCTGTTTTGCCGGAGCTAATCTGGAAGGCGCTGACCTCAAGGGAGCGCAGTTATTCCATGCTGATTTCCAGGGAGCTAGGCTGAGTCAGGCACAGATATGGCTTCATGACCGTGAACAGTATACGCATGTTTTGAATGAAGAGCAGATTGAATCGATACTCTGGGTTGTCTCTCATGAGGAGGAAGAGGAGCTATGGTCCCACGATTTTATGAACTGACCGAAGATCATCGGATATTGAATCCCTTCAGGCCTCCTGTACTAAAAGCCAGTTTTGAGGAGTTGCCCATTTCATCTGTCATGATGATTGAACGCAACCCGAATGAAGAGCCGACCGATTGGATAAGTAGACCATCATATTTTGTCAGTGATCGCATGAAGCGGCTGATGGAAATGGTCGATGAAGCACTGATATTTAAATCCGTCACCTTCATCGATCATGGTAGCGGGGAACAGTTGAGCTACTGGGCATGTGATATCCCTGCTGTGTTGGCTTTGTCTGACAGGAGCCTGTTTTATCCGAATGGTTCAATACAACAACTGTTATTACAGAGTGAGAGAGTTAAAGATCAACGCATATTTACAGTGGAGGGAGTAAGAGGGAGCGGTGTAATCGTTCGTCTTGATGTAGCGGAAAGTATGCTTCGCAGAGGGTTGAGTGGCTTTATTTTGCGAAAGGTGGATCTGGAATGAACCGATATGGTGATGAGATACTGCTGAAAATGGACCGGGATTTCCGTTTGGCGAAGCGCATCCAGGAAGCTGAAGCATCAAGTGGGCAGCTTATGACGCAGGAAGAGGTTACATACGGAGTACGCCAGGGATTGATAGAGACCGAAGAAGAAAGCATCATGTTGAACAATCAACGGATCTGGGATGGGCTCCTAACGCTTCCTATACCGGATCACCTGGTCCAGGTTCCCCGTGGCAAACTGCAGGATGACCGAAACAGCCATGAACGAGATGAGGTCATGTGGATCGATGAGCAAAAGGGGATCAGCTTAGGCCTATCCAGATCGTCTCATCCATTGCACGTCAGTCAGATTGAGAGAATGGGCAGTGTCATCACAGATCAGATACGAATGCTCAAAAAGGATGCGCAATGGTTAAATGAGGAAACGGTACAAGGAGATAGCCTGATTGTCTTCTATGGAGAATCCATTCAACCCTCCACCTTGGGAATGGCGTACGACATCGTGTTCGTTACGTCTGTAAGAGGAAGAGCGGTCACAGGAAATGTCCGTTTTCCGGTTGAACAGCTTCATCCATGGCGGCTTCTAACAAGGGCGATATTCACATGTGCGCAAATGAGTGAAAACGGAAATGAACCAATCCAATAATTAACATAGGGGGAATTAGAATGCTGCTACCCATGCTGTTCAAAGCTTTGATGTCAGGAGGCTTCGGTGGTGAATTCACCTATGTGGTCAGAGGTGCCGAGATTTCCTGTAGTCAGGGATCAGATCCGGGTGTACTGAACCTACCTCTTTCCCACGGCATCTATATCAAGGAACAGCCTGTATTGAATGTTGCGGACGTGATTCCGCTGGCTAACGTTGGACGATGCGGGTTTTGCAAAATGGACGGAGCATTGTGTGATCCGGATACGTTCTTCAACAAATGGAGCCAGGGCAAGGAGGACGTGCTGGTGGAAGGAGAGGCTGCTTTGCTCAGTCGATCTGAACTGATATGTCGAAAAGGCGGGATTATCAAGATTGAGGTTGATGGTCAACTGTAAGATAAATACAGATAAGAAAGGGGGAACATTGTGCAGACCTTGGAAAAATCAACGCTAACCTATAGGGATATCCATGTTCATTGGCCATATGGCAAGATACGCCTGGACAAGCTGGAAATGAACCAGCAAGCGGGGGGACATGCTCGGTTATTCTTCAGTGGATGGGTAGATGAAGAATGGGAAGAGACCATGATCCAGAAGGCTGGAAGTCATGATCGAGTCGGATTCATCCAGAAGGATGATTCCGGGAGGGAGTTACCCCTGTTCAAAGGACAACTGCATGAGATTAAAGTCGAAGCCGCCAGAGGGGTTGTGTATGTGAAGGCTTCCGTCATCTCACATACCTATGAACTGGATACCTTGCAGAGAACGAAATCTTATCAGAACGAGAAGTTGCGTTATTTGGACATTGTTAATCGTGTTATGAAGGGTTATCCTGAAGGAGACTATATTGATTTTGCCTTTGATGACACGAAGACGGGCGCTTTTATTATGCAGTATCAGGAGACAGACTGGTGCTTTCTGAAACGGCTGGCTTCTCATCTAGGAGCAGAACTGGTGCCGGATGTGACTGCACACAAGCCCCGGTTCTGGATTGGATATCCTGAAGGCAGAGGGGCATTTGAGCTAAAATCCATCCCTTTTGAGAAGAGTCGTAATATTGAGCGTTTTTTACATACTGAAGCCCAAGGGAAACATGTAGTAAGCGAGGAAAAATATACAACGTATAGTTTTAATCTGGGGCAGGAGCTTCAATTGGGGGATGAAGTATCCTCAGATGGCCATATCTACAACATAACCTCTCGACAGGCGATGCTGGAACGGAGTTTGCTACAGTGGAAATATACATGTGCATTGCCCGCATCGCATCCCCTGCCCAGACAGCTTCAGACAATGATCACGGGTGCTGCTATCGAAGGGAAAATCATTGATGTGAAACGTAACCAGGTGAAGGTTCATCTGGATATGGATGAGGGTCAACAGGCCGGAGAGGCACGCTGGTTCCCGTATGCCGCGGAAGGCAGCCAAGTATGGTACATGATGCCTGAACCGGGCGCGAAGGTGAAACTGTATTTCCCAAGTGCAGAAGAAGACGAAGCCATGGTGATGCAGTCGGTTCGTCAGGAACCAACGGAAACGGAACATGTGGAGAAGAGCAGCAAAGCGATGCAAGACCCCGGTGTCAAGTCCTTTGGCAACCCGCAGGGCAAATCGTTCACCCTTGGCGACAGCGAACTTGTCATGAACGCCCAAGAGGGCGCCTTATTTATCTCGATGGCTGCGGCTAATGGAGTTACCTTGAATAGCACAACCCACGTACAGATTCAATGCAAGGGTGACCTGAACATCAGCGGAGCCAGCGTCAGTCTGGAGGGTACAGAGGGCTTGTATATTCAGACGATGACAGATCATGTGGAGCTCGTGGAAGAGGTCAACGGCAAGAGTGAGAATGTTGTACTGGAAGCCGAGATCCATCGTTCCTTCGACATGATTCAGTCTGCATTCGATCAGAGTCTTGCCATGATGGGAGAGAGCGCACTGAAGGAATCCCGGCTGAAGCGAAATCGGGATGCGCGAGAAAAGGGCAAATTGGACGGTGTGATCGAAGAAGGCAAAAGCCTGCTCAGTATGGTAGGCGATGTAGCTGATCTGGCCTTTACGGGTGTCATGGGAGATGACAATGCTCGGGAAGTCTACGGCTGGGTGAAGGGAGAAGCAGTCGGAACGTTAACGGAGCGGAATGCCACCGTGCAAGGAACGATCACGGGCGTAAGTAA belongs to Paenibacillus sp. FSL H8-0079 and includes:
- a CDS encoding pentapeptide repeat-containing protein encodes the protein MNKAEAIVHLQQEILEPALQDHLSSLRTYIKQHQNTLIQSFVESMRQLCLKAALAQQELGKEPISILHCSMLRTSILEGSYTCLLEAYSNQWYWDEVECLRTYDATWAFQRLSSLQELLHIEMRRYGGVLNASDVERMMLQSADRFHAYVTALARMAVPHIVNLKEMEHMERGDQFQIRVGEYKDWSEPVYIRDYGDKDIQNIRKKLTVAEGLVCAYGDYTSLSLSEGLFDHVDIRYSDFSHSDLSKSDLRGAVMIGTRWEQSELSGADLRGALLMDAVFRECSLSGANLSDVSDGASMEFQEGALGIQGICFAGANLEGADLKGAQLFHADFQGARLSQAQIWLHDREQYTHVLNEEQIESILWVVSHEEEEELWSHDFMN
- a CDS encoding DUF1629 domain-containing protein; the protein is MVPRFYELTEDHRILNPFRPPVLKASFEELPISSVMMIERNPNEEPTDWISRPSYFVSDRMKRLMEMVDEALIFKSVTFIDHGSGEQLSYWACDIPAVLALSDRSLFYPNGSIQQLLLQSERVKDQRIFTVEGVRGSGVIVRLDVAESMLRRGLSGFILRKVDLE
- a CDS encoding DUF4280 domain-containing protein, which encodes MLLPMLFKALMSGGFGGEFTYVVRGAEISCSQGSDPGVLNLPLSHGIYIKEQPVLNVADVIPLANVGRCGFCKMDGALCDPDTFFNKWSQGKEDVLVEGEAALLSRSELICRKGGIIKIEVDGQL
- a CDS encoding AHH domain-containing protein, with protein sequence MQTLEKSTLTYRDIHVHWPYGKIRLDKLEMNQQAGGHARLFFSGWVDEEWEETMIQKAGSHDRVGFIQKDDSGRELPLFKGQLHEIKVEAARGVVYVKASVISHTYELDTLQRTKSYQNEKLRYLDIVNRVMKGYPEGDYIDFAFDDTKTGAFIMQYQETDWCFLKRLASHLGAELVPDVTAHKPRFWIGYPEGRGAFELKSIPFEKSRNIERFLHTEAQGKHVVSEEKYTTYSFNLGQELQLGDEVSSDGHIYNITSRQAMLERSLLQWKYTCALPASHPLPRQLQTMITGAAIEGKIIDVKRNQVKVHLDMDEGQQAGEARWFPYAAEGSQVWYMMPEPGAKVKLYFPSAEEDEAMVMQSVRQEPTETEHVEKSSKAMQDPGVKSFGNPQGKSFTLGDSELVMNAQEGALFISMAAANGVTLNSTTHVQIQCKGDLNISGASVSLEGTEGLYIQTMTDHVELVEEVNGKSENVVLEAEIHRSFDMIQSAFDQSLAMMGESALKESRLKRNRDAREKGKLDGVIEEGKSLLSMVGDVADLAFTGVMGDDNAREVYGWVKGEAVGTLTERNATVQGTITGVSNVIDYTGDLVTGQKSWNQVKQDGASAAEAYAKPFMDLKGEDYRTMLTMTEQESHDAGLNDVGATMRVVDTAGALFGGASLVKNGVKVLKGGGKKSGHGDGAKGGVPHGHGDGPDGSSGGVMKDGKLKTNAALMPSSLAELGERISQALGKMTAGAAASVPWRVRLMQSVDGRPFMVIVKKDNHMFSDTGGNRGKGGGSGSSKGSPNTSHVDSKAAGEPRNVESSPSSPGASKPQNTWVAKDSPSASTKPKTRTREEYYDPHLNQQSISKLNAAADEGIITPNQWTGKLECKSGDLEHLTQRELQEINKLLIAGKNVNADRIQTLRTQSSKLAGDYSDKVKESNGWELSKEYPASRQDSVVLGKELEEAGITRPPDSQAHHLVPVNQGGLRKLIEKYGININSSANGVFLPQKAMSDWPGQVTHFPFNNIDKKGNPMFRHGQEYIEYIGENLKKIDKLPLSSQVKKERILSFLEETREGLLTGKLEILYQD